From a region of the Loxodonta africana isolate mLoxAfr1 unplaced genomic scaffold, mLoxAfr1.hap2 scaffold_29, whole genome shotgun sequence genome:
- the LOC135229402 gene encoding olfactory receptor 2L3-like — translation MENYSETSTDFILLGLFPPSRIGLFLFILIILIVLMALIGNISMIILILLDTHLHTPMYFLLSQLSLMDLNYISNIVPKMVYNFLFGSKSISFIGCGVQSFFFLTLAGAETLLLASMAYDRYVAICFPLHYPVRMTKSVCALMTIGSWIMSSINACAHTAYALHIPYYQSKTIDHFFCDFTAILALTHMDTWVYDYIVFVCSALFLVFPFIGITYSYGRVLLAIYCMPSSEGKKKAYSTCSTHLTVVTLYYAPFVYNYLHPRSFRSPTVDKVLAIFYTILTPMFNPVIYSLRNKEVMRALRRVTQRMFSL, via the coding sequence ATGGAGAATTATAGTGAAACATCAACTGATTTCATTTTATTAGGACTGTTCCCACCATCAAGAATTGGCCTTTTCCTCTTCATTCTCATCATTCTCATTGTCCTAATGGCTTTAATTGGTAACATATCCATGATTATCCTCATCCTACTGGACACCCatctccacacacccatgtatttcCTGCTTAGTCAGCTCTCTCTCATGGACCTGAATTACATCTCCAATATTGTCCCCAAGATGGTTTACAATTTCTTGTTTGGAAGCAAGTCAATCTCCTTCATTGGATGTGGAGttcagagtttcttctttttGACTTTGGCAGGTGCAGAAACACTTCTCTTGGCATctatggcctatgaccgctatgtggccatttgcttTCCTCTTCACTATCCTGTTCGTATGACCAAAAGTGTGTGTGCGCTAATGACTATAGGATCTTGGATAATGAGCTCTATCAATGCGTGTGCCCACACCGCATATGCACTCCATATACCCTATTACCAGTCCAAGACCATCGATCATTTTTTCTGTGATTTCACAGCCATATtggctctgacacacatggacacCTGGGTCTATGACTACATAGTGTTTGTGTGCAGCGCCTTATTCCTTGTGTTTCCTTTCATTGGCATTACCTATTCCTATGGACGGGTTCTCCTTGCCATCTACTGCATGCCCTCATCAGAAGGGAAGAAGAAGGCCTATTCAACCTGCAGTACCCACCTCACTGTGGTGACTTTGTACTATGCACCCTTTGTTTACAATTATCTACACCCAAGATCCTTCCGATCTCCAACAGTAGACAAGGTTCTGGCTATtttctacaccatcctcacacccatgttcaaccctgtcatctacagcctgaggaacaaagAGGTAATGAGGGCCCTGAGAAGAGTTACTCAGAGAATGTTCTCTCTGTGA